A genomic segment from Nitrosopumilus sp. K4 encodes:
- the idi gene encoding isopentenyl-diphosphate Delta-isomerase produces MKEHCLEEKEMAEYVILVDENDKPIGSEEKVKCHLPNGKLHRAFTALLFDKNGRLVLTRRAKEKMLWPGDWDGTVASHPREGETYASSAERRMPEELGIPCKMDYLMKFEYHVPYKNIGSENEICGTLIGIVDESTQFKMVEGEIDEIKWASANELLSEIKSNPKIYCPWMLIALEFLEKSDKQMLEKHQKILSSWITDEMKNELLKAIKIHLPEEKWRLVE; encoded by the coding sequence GAGGAAAAAGAAATGGCTGAATATGTAATTTTAGTAGATGAAAATGACAAGCCCATAGGTTCTGAAGAAAAAGTCAAGTGTCACCTACCAAACGGAAAACTCCATAGAGCATTTACAGCATTATTGTTTGATAAAAATGGCAGGCTGGTATTAACTAGAAGGGCAAAGGAAAAAATGCTCTGGCCAGGAGACTGGGATGGAACAGTTGCAAGTCATCCCAGAGAGGGAGAGACATATGCATCATCTGCAGAAAGAAGAATGCCTGAAGAATTGGGCATACCCTGTAAAATGGATTATTTGATGAAATTTGAATATCATGTCCCATACAAAAACATAGGCTCAGAAAATGAGATTTGTGGAACATTAATAGGAATTGTTGATGAATCAACCCAATTCAAAATGGTTGAAGGTGAAATTGATGAGATAAAATGGGCATCAGCAAATGAACTTTTATCTGAAATCAAAAGTAATCCAAAAATTTATTGTCCATGGATGTTAATTGCATTAGAATTCTTAGAAAAATCAGACAAACAAATGCTTGAAAAGCACCAAAAGATATTATCATCATGGATAACTGATGAAATGAAAAATGAGTTGCTCAAAGCAATCAAAATTCATCTTCCAGAAGAGAAGTGGAGGTTAGTAGAGTGA
- a CDS encoding polyprenyl synthetase family protein: MKKTNSIEKNAKVVNRYLNYKLKGDPKMLYDAAGHLIVNGGKRLRPYMVMKSCQILGGKVSNAMPAASAVEMVHNFTLVHDDIMDNDEMRHGVPTVHKKFGMPIAILAGDVLFSKAYQVISDSKISEKSTIQLISRLAKACVDVCEGQLLDIRMAEQKKIPSQSDYITMIGKKTAALFDVSCAMGAICATDQTKDIANLSTFGRNLGIAFQITDDLIGVMGDSRITKKPVGNDLREGKKSLPILMAIKMSKGKDKKTILRAFGNPRATKNDLKNAVEAIRRLGIEDNVRNQALKYAKKAEDSLKKYSGSSKNELISLLDFVVKRSL; this comes from the coding sequence GTGAAAAAAACAAATTCAATTGAAAAAAATGCCAAAGTTGTAAATCGATATTTGAATTATAAATTAAAAGGAGACCCAAAAATGCTCTATGATGCAGCAGGTCATCTAATAGTTAACGGAGGAAAAAGATTACGTCCATACATGGTTATGAAAAGTTGCCAGATACTTGGAGGAAAAGTGTCAAACGCCATGCCAGCTGCAAGTGCAGTTGAGATGGTTCATAATTTTACCCTAGTTCATGATGACATAATGGATAATGATGAAATGAGACACGGAGTTCCAACTGTGCATAAAAAATTTGGAATGCCAATTGCAATACTTGCAGGAGATGTTTTATTTTCAAAAGCATATCAAGTGATTTCAGATTCAAAGATATCTGAAAAATCAACAATCCAATTGATTTCAAGACTAGCAAAAGCTTGTGTTGATGTTTGTGAAGGTCAACTACTAGACATCAGAATGGCAGAGCAAAAGAAAATCCCATCACAATCAGACTATATTACAATGATTGGTAAAAAAACAGCAGCGTTATTTGATGTGTCTTGTGCCATGGGGGCAATTTGTGCTACAGATCAAACAAAAGATATTGCAAACCTTTCGACGTTTGGAAGGAATTTGGGAATTGCATTTCAGATAACAGATGATTTGATAGGAGTGATGGGAGATTCAAGGATCACTAAAAAACCCGTAGGAAATGATCTAAGAGAGGGTAAGAAATCACTACCCATACTAATGGCAATAAAGATGTCAAAAGGTAAAGACAAAAAGACAATCTTAAGGGCATTTGGAAATCCAAGAGCCACCAAAAATGATCTTAAAAACGCTGTTGAAGCAATTCGTAGGCTCGGAATCGAAGATAATGTGAGAAATCAAGCTCTAAAATACGCAAAAAAGGCAGAAGATTCACTCAAAAAATATTCTGGAAGTTCAAAAAATGAATTAATTTCATTGTTAGATTTTGTTGTAAAAAGGAGTTTGTAA
- a CDS encoding glutamate--tRNA ligase: MNEDLAKEVRKLALQNAFEHEGKTQDKIILAKILGTQPEYRTKVKEIIEDISRIVASVNELPFEHQKKEIEENFPELLAPKEKIEEREGLPPLANAEQGKVITRFPPEPNGYPHIGHAKAAIINAEYAKMYGGKCILRMDDTNPEAERMEYHAAIKVGLDWLGIEFDTVKSTSNDMELFYEKGMELINSGKAYVCTCKRDDISKNRRERKACKCSFEDINKNNKGWEKMFDKYKAGEAIVRFRGDMKADNAVMRDPVLFRIIDEKHYTLGDKYRVWPSYDFAVAIEDSHDGITHAFRSKEFELRKELIDAILDALGMRKPYQGFFSRLEFKGMPISKRILKPLIEEGKVSWYDDPRLPTLEALRRRGIKPEAIKKFVLSLGLTKANTLAPFDALEAFNRKFVDADSIRLFMVSRPKKITIKKIPMSFVEIPNHPIKDIGKRRIEIDENFLIAGDDADNIKEGDQVRLLGLGNIRINKIGAEFESEFIGEGETANIPKIQWVPEKNSHEIRLLIPKQLFIDEEFNEESLEELDVYTEPQYLQLKEGEEIQFVRFGYCRKDSQNQAIFTHK, encoded by the coding sequence TTGAATGAAGATTTAGCAAAGGAAGTTAGGAAATTAGCATTACAGAATGCTTTTGAGCATGAAGGTAAAACACAAGATAAAATAATTTTGGCAAAAATTCTTGGGACACAGCCAGAATACAGAACAAAAGTAAAAGAAATCATTGAAGATATTTCCAGAATTGTTGCTTCGGTAAATGAATTACCATTTGAACATCAAAAAAAAGAGATTGAAGAAAATTTTCCAGAATTATTAGCCCCAAAAGAAAAAATTGAAGAAAGAGAGGGACTACCTCCATTAGCTAATGCAGAGCAAGGAAAAGTCATTACAAGATTTCCACCTGAACCGAATGGGTATCCACACATAGGACATGCAAAAGCAGCCATCATCAATGCAGAATATGCAAAAATGTATGGTGGAAAATGTATTCTAAGAATGGATGATACAAATCCAGAAGCAGAAAGAATGGAGTATCATGCAGCAATAAAAGTAGGACTAGATTGGCTTGGAATTGAATTTGATACTGTAAAGAGTACTTCTAATGATATGGAATTATTTTATGAAAAAGGAATGGAACTGATAAATTCTGGAAAGGCGTATGTATGCACCTGTAAAAGAGACGACATCAGTAAAAACAGAAGAGAAAGAAAGGCTTGCAAGTGTAGTTTTGAAGATATTAACAAGAACAACAAAGGATGGGAAAAAATGTTTGATAAATACAAGGCAGGGGAGGCAATTGTCAGATTTCGAGGAGATATGAAAGCAGATAATGCAGTTATGAGAGATCCAGTATTGTTCAGAATAATTGACGAGAAGCACTACACATTAGGTGATAAATACAGAGTATGGCCCAGTTATGATTTTGCAGTTGCTATAGAAGATAGCCATGATGGAATAACGCATGCATTTCGTTCAAAAGAATTTGAGTTAAGAAAAGAGTTGATTGATGCAATTTTAGACGCATTAGGCATGAGAAAACCATATCAGGGTTTCTTCTCCAGGCTCGAATTCAAGGGAATGCCCATATCAAAAAGAATTCTCAAGCCATTAATCGAAGAGGGAAAAGTTTCATGGTATGATGATCCAAGACTTCCAACATTAGAAGCATTAAGAAGAAGAGGAATAAAGCCAGAAGCCATAAAGAAATTTGTTCTGTCATTAGGATTAACAAAAGCAAATACCCTAGCACCATTTGATGCTCTTGAGGCATTTAACAGGAAATTTGTTGATGCAGATAGTATCAGGTTGTTTATGGTGTCAAGACCAAAAAAAATCACAATTAAGAAAATACCAATGTCATTTGTAGAGATTCCAAATCATCCGATAAAAGATATCGGAAAACGAAGGATTGAGATTGATGAGAATTTTTTGATTGCAGGAGATGATGCAGACAACATCAAGGAAGGAGATCAAGTAAGATTACTGGGTTTAGGAAATATTCGTATTAATAAAATCGGTGCAGAATTTGAAAGTGAATTTATCGGAGAAGGTGAAACTGCAAACATTCCAAAAATCCAATGGGTTCCAGAAAAAAATTCACATGAAATTAGATTATTGATTCCAAAACAATTGTTCATAGATGAGGAATTTAATGAAGAAAGCTTAGAAGAGCTTGACGTTTATACAGAGCCTCAATATTTACAATTAAAAGAAGGAGAAGAAATTCAGTTTGTTAGATTTGGTTATTGTAGAAAAGACTCACAAAATCAAGCCATCTTCACACACAAGTGA
- a CDS encoding fumarylacetoacetate hydrolase family protein, translated as MKIARLLNGNNETYGIVKGDKVATKDEITYETGVPIPQSIKDFLFDGWFEEVKDQLDKLPYAENISKFKILNPIPNPNKIICLAFNYTDHAEEQGLTAPEDPAIVIKPRTALNSTDSEIICPDFVTQLDYEVELAMIIGKNCKNVSEEQAKEMIFGYMVFNDVSARDIQSKDKQFTRGKSFDTFAPCGPWITTADEINDPQNLKLTTKINGETRQNSSTSKMFIKIPEIVSKISKVMTLEKGDIISTGTPAGVMLNKPNAVFLKDGDKVEMEIENVGILRNTIKIVKSN; from the coding sequence ATGAAAATCGCGCGTTTGTTAAATGGAAATAATGAAACATATGGAATAGTAAAAGGTGACAAAGTTGCCACTAAAGATGAAATCACATATGAAACAGGAGTACCAATCCCTCAGAGCATCAAAGACTTTCTATTTGACGGGTGGTTTGAGGAAGTAAAAGATCAGCTTGATAAACTTCCATATGCAGAAAATATTTCAAAATTCAAGATTTTAAATCCAATTCCAAACCCAAATAAGATCATATGTTTAGCATTTAATTACACAGATCATGCTGAAGAACAAGGTCTTACAGCACCAGAAGATCCTGCAATTGTCATAAAGCCTAGAACAGCATTAAATTCTACAGATTCAGAGATTATCTGTCCAGACTTTGTGACTCAATTAGATTACGAGGTAGAACTGGCCATGATAATTGGTAAAAACTGCAAGAATGTTTCTGAAGAACAAGCAAAAGAGATGATATTCGGATACATGGTTTTCAATGACGTATCAGCCAGAGACATTCAATCAAAAGACAAACAATTTACCAGAGGAAAGAGTTTTGACACATTTGCTCCATGTGGTCCATGGATAACTACTGCTGATGAAATAAACGATCCTCAAAATCTCAAACTAACAACAAAAATCAATGGAGAGACCAGACAGAATTCATCTACAAGTAAAATGTTCATAAAAATTCCAGAAATTGTTTCCAAAATAAGCAAAGTCATGACTCTGGAAAAAGGAGACATTATTTCAACAGGAACTCCTGCAGGAGTAATGCTCAACAAGCCTAATGCAGTGTTTCTAAAAGATGGGGATAAGGTAGAAATGGAGATTGAAAATGTTGGAATTTTACGAAATACGATAAAAATTGTCAAAAGCAATTAG
- a CDS encoding GNAT family N-acetyltransferase, giving the protein MTNILEFCKNTFSWGDYIDSVWKYWIKEGNLFVLEDKIPVGICHAFFSKNQVWIEGIRINPLFRRRHFASKLISHVENIAIKKNIVSSYMLIDSENTSSLYMAQKLEYAIMETWNFYSINPEPNVAKNIKFGSNFKKIPFSHYIKSWRWLPIDDNTLQSLENNKKIIFCDTNGGASFAIITESEHFEKTLIITFHGGSKQNNVSLLSFLQNFGYENNFERIQILSKDLLPSFKNLEKKLSFNLMRKLLD; this is encoded by the coding sequence GTGACAAATATTCTAGAGTTTTGTAAGAATACATTTTCTTGGGGAGATTATATTGACAGTGTTTGGAAATACTGGATTAAAGAAGGAAATTTGTTTGTGCTTGAAGACAAAATTCCAGTAGGAATATGCCATGCTTTTTTTTCAAAAAATCAAGTATGGATTGAAGGAATTAGAATAAATCCTTTATTTCGAAGAAGACACTTTGCTTCAAAATTAATTTCTCATGTTGAAAATATCGCAATCAAAAAAAATATTGTTTCATCATACATGTTGATTGATTCTGAAAATACTTCTTCTTTGTATATGGCACAAAAATTGGAATATGCAATTATGGAAACTTGGAATTTTTACTCTATTAACCCTGAACCAAACGTAGCCAAAAATATCAAATTTGGGAGTAATTTTAAAAAAATTCCTTTCAGTCATTATATTAAATCGTGGAGATGGTTGCCTATAGATGATAATACTTTACAATCTTTAGAAAATAACAAAAAAATTATCTTCTGTGATACTAATGGTGGTGCTTCTTTTGCTATTATTACTGAGTCGGAACACTTTGAAAAAACATTAATCATTACATTTCATGGCGGATCTAAACAAAATAATGTATCATTACTTTCATTTTTACAAAATTTTGGTTACGAAAATAATTTTGAGCGGATACAAATTCTTTCTAAAGATCTTTTACCATCTTTTAAAAATTTAGAAAAAAAACTTTCTTTTAATTTAATGAGAAAATTATTAGACTAA
- a CDS encoding non-heme iron oxygenase ferredoxin subunit, with translation MGKIIAGKVSDITPGKMIKVSVDGRDILVANIDGEFFATDDSCTHSGASLSEGKLDGCVITCGWHAAEFDCKTGKLIKFPAKIRDLTSYKVSADSNDVFIEV, from the coding sequence ATGGGGAAAATTATAGCAGGTAAAGTATCAGACATCACACCTGGAAAAATGATCAAGGTTTCTGTGGACGGTAGAGATATCCTAGTTGCAAATATTGACGGTGAGTTTTTTGCAACTGATGATTCATGTACGCATTCCGGTGCAAGTTTGTCTGAAGGAAAATTAGACGGATGTGTAATAACTTGTGGCTGGCATGCTGCAGAATTTGATTGCAAAACTGGAAAATTAATCAAATTTCCAGCAAAAATTAGAGATTTGACATCATACAAGGTAAGTGCAGATTCAAATGACGTATTCATAGAGGTGTAA
- a CDS encoding UPF0147 family protein, with product MADEKQNKESMKEAIETLNQIASNNSTPKTIKKSITDLIADLNNEEYSLSVRAANTISMLDDVTQDPNMPSYVRTQLWQAVSKLESIRE from the coding sequence ATGGCCGATGAAAAACAAAACAAGGAATCAATGAAAGAAGCAATTGAGACTTTGAATCAAATTGCATCTAACAATTCTACCCCCAAAACAATCAAAAAATCAATCACGGATTTAATTGCAGATTTGAATAATGAAGAGTATTCTCTTTCAGTAAGAGCTGCAAACACAATTAGTATGTTAGATGATGTTACACAAGATCCAAACATGCCATCATATGTAAGAACTCAATTGTGGCAGGCAGTATCAAAATTAGAGAGTATAAGAGAATAA
- a CDS encoding class I SAM-dependent methyltransferase, whose protein sequence is MKIEEYLKSLPENIVSGEDVQLPEKSFRDIFDFVGLQENDIFYHLGCGEGRGIKIAVEEYNVKNARGIDNDKEKINLAKTEFRKNGISAEFICKNIEDSDISDASVVLFWFTDEKIINSMMEKFNKLKHGTRIVTIWGPLPDCIPEKVKFPYVLNTVPFKKAKNLQEQLLAIFGVKCVDFVTAWEFAERYTKAIGPVANDRFLTIIQTLTIWINARNLGVSCGDEIPESIQTYINIMKTHFDIDFEHLLK, encoded by the coding sequence TTGAAAATAGAGGAATATCTAAAGTCACTTCCAGAAAACATTGTTAGTGGAGAGGATGTTCAGCTTCCAGAAAAATCATTCAGAGACATTTTTGATTTTGTAGGATTGCAAGAAAATGATATTTTTTATCATTTGGGGTGTGGAGAAGGCAGAGGGATCAAGATTGCAGTTGAAGAATATAATGTAAAAAATGCAAGAGGTATAGACAATGACAAAGAGAAAATAAACCTAGCAAAAACAGAATTTCGAAAAAATGGAATATCAGCTGAATTTATCTGTAAGAATATTGAGGATTCAGATATTTCAGATGCATCTGTTGTATTATTCTGGTTTACAGATGAAAAGATCATCAATTCCATGATGGAGAAATTTAACAAATTAAAACATGGAACAAGGATTGTAACGATTTGGGGACCACTTCCAGATTGCATTCCAGAAAAAGTAAAATTCCCATATGTTCTAAATACAGTACCTTTCAAAAAAGCAAAAAACCTACAAGAACAATTACTAGCAATATTTGGAGTTAAATGTGTAGATTTTGTAACAGCTTGGGAATTTGCTGAAAGGTATACCAAAGCTATTGGGCCAGTAGCAAATGACAGATTTTTAACAATTATTCAAACGTTGACCATTTGGATAAATGCAAGAAATCTGGGCGTTTCTTGCGGTGATGAAATTCCTGAATCAATTCAAACATACATCAACATTATGAAAACTCATTTTGACATAGATTTTGAACATCTTTTGAAATAG
- a CDS encoding potassium channel family protein, with translation MIFALVIGGSGIAIYLIESPHEGAQITNLIDAFWWVSATVTTVGYGDVVPVTEIGRIMGIGLMFVGISIIGTIISSLGAILVGSRIKKHESVESSTKSLIIKKINDIEHLEKHEVELLISMVKDLHDEVKNNRKNMI, from the coding sequence GTGATCTTTGCATTAGTAATTGGGGGTAGCGGAATTGCAATTTATTTAATCGAGTCTCCTCATGAGGGTGCCCAAATTACCAATCTCATTGATGCCTTTTGGTGGGTATCAGCTACTGTAACTACTGTAGGATACGGAGATGTTGTTCCTGTAACTGAAATTGGAAGAATAATGGGAATTGGATTGATGTTTGTTGGAATCTCGATTATAGGCACTATTATTTCGTCATTGGGTGCTATCCTTGTAGGCTCTAGAATAAAAAAACATGAATCTGTAGAATCTTCAACAAAATCTCTAATAATAAAAAAAATCAATGATATAGAACATTTAGAAAAACATGAAGTTGAATTGTTAATTTCTATGGTGAAAGACTTACATGATGAAGTAAAAAATAATAGAAAAAACATGATTTAA
- a CDS encoding CBS domain-containing protein, whose protein sequence is MTITNKSLQELLPLSFTNTPAVSIRKENKIWIATGMLIHYLESFTDSLVVTEENEKPIGVIGGREIIENVIKNPTSDFFDNTTVEQITDPNLIILSGTATLGELLDKWKQTRRAFSIIPNSLGGYSAISGRKLLEIGINCVTDLTVSELPKKDIVYFKQNSTLKEIMALMLEKNTRKLILEGTHSFISDRLIIQCIAQEFDFFRNVKFLERRIEELFKLEEAKKISKDVNLSEISKIMYTSPHPYVIYQEQVITPWDVCMALQSERIEFLG, encoded by the coding sequence ATGACAATTACAAACAAGTCTCTACAGGAACTCTTGCCATTATCATTTACAAATACTCCTGCTGTAAGCATTAGAAAGGAAAACAAGATTTGGATTGCAACAGGAATGCTGATCCATTACTTGGAATCATTTACTGATTCTCTTGTGGTGACTGAAGAAAATGAAAAACCCATAGGAGTTATTGGAGGAAGAGAGATTATTGAAAATGTTATCAAAAACCCAACTTCGGATTTTTTTGACAATACAACAGTTGAGCAAATAACAGATCCTAATCTCATAATTTTGTCTGGTACTGCTACTCTTGGTGAACTTTTAGACAAATGGAAACAAACAAGACGTGCATTTTCTATCATTCCAAACAGTCTGGGGGGATATTCTGCAATATCTGGAAGAAAACTATTGGAGATTGGAATTAACTGCGTGACTGATCTTACCGTTTCTGAATTACCAAAAAAAGATATTGTGTACTTCAAACAAAATTCCACCTTAAAGGAAATTATGGCTTTGATGTTAGAAAAAAATACACGAAAACTCATTCTAGAAGGAACCCACAGTTTCATCAGTGATCGTCTGATCATTCAATGCATAGCACAGGAATTTGACTTTTTTAGAAATGTGAAATTTTTGGAACGAAGAATTGAAGAACTATTCAAACTAGAGGAGGCAAAAAAGATATCAAAAGATGTGAATTTATCTGAAATTTCAAAAATTATGTATACATCCCCCCACCCATATGTGATTTATCAAGAACAAGTCATAACACCATGGGATGTCTGTATGGCTTTGCAGTCTGAAAGAATTGAATTTCTAGGCTAG
- a CDS encoding transcriptional regulator-like protein, which yields MQNSVLGDLIGKKTKGLEFLIENEQYFSNHNFGDIPEYMLSQIECFENCSLLNAVWSTHTSCKNIIDDAEDFIFCIFTQPPFLLADAFSSKIESGINLKILFGKNSDIPDCNDLVDKLQLDKPKLDTGFEKRMCSYVAANVILSDSGACLMLPDNKDMTDIIMGIKGNDKPFLDWCNSFFEYKWNAGEQFARLR from the coding sequence TTGCAAAATTCAGTACTAGGTGATCTGATTGGAAAAAAAACCAAGGGACTTGAATTTTTAATAGAAAACGAACAGTATTTTTCGAATCACAATTTTGGAGATATTCCAGAATACATGCTATCACAAATAGAATGTTTTGAAAATTGCAGTTTGCTAAACGCTGTATGGTCTACACATACTTCTTGTAAAAACATAATTGATGATGCTGAAGATTTTATTTTTTGTATATTTACACAGCCTCCATTTTTGTTAGCTGATGCATTTTCTTCTAAAATAGAATCAGGAATAAACTTGAAAATTCTTTTTGGAAAAAATAGTGATATTCCTGACTGTAATGATCTTGTAGACAAACTTCAACTTGACAAGCCAAAACTTGATACAGGATTTGAAAAACGAATGTGTAGTTATGTGGCAGCTAATGTCATACTCTCAGACAGTGGTGCATGTTTGATGCTTCCAGACAATAAAGACATGACTGACATAATTATGGGGATTAAAGGAAATGACAAGCCATTTCTTGATTGGTGCAATTCATTTTTTGAATACAAGTGGAATGCTGGTGAGCAGTTTGCAAGATTGAGATAA
- a CDS encoding winged helix-turn-helix domain-containing protein, with protein MVNGTELISELSSPQRLDVLQLLSSSNLKASEIAKKSNTSIQAISRHIDRLHNVKLIEKTEDGTYKLTSIGNVMLQQYPFFEFLEKFKDYFEAHDFSGVPDHLISRLGDLQNCELETNQMKALQRARDWAANMKKWEKGVTFTIPLEYFDTVSESVKNGATQKIVYGKNSSVPKGFSEYPARKKWLEYKKTGQVQEKIVESVPLVAGVSENEAHLIFANKQLGYPDCKSIFFSKDPKFMKWCEDLVDYYWSLPEVKDFELIEQ; from the coding sequence TTGGTCAATGGTACAGAATTAATTTCGGAATTGTCTAGTCCACAAAGACTGGATGTACTTCAATTACTCTCTTCTTCTAATCTAAAGGCTTCAGAGATTGCAAAGAAATCAAACACATCAATCCAAGCAATTTCACGTCATATTGACAGATTGCATAATGTCAAACTAATTGAAAAAACCGAGGATGGAACATACAAACTAACTTCTATTGGCAATGTAATGCTACAGCAATACCCTTTCTTTGAGTTTCTTGAAAAATTCAAGGATTATTTTGAAGCACATGACTTTTCTGGAGTACCAGATCATTTGATATCTAGATTAGGTGATTTGCAAAACTGCGAATTGGAAACTAATCAAATGAAGGCGTTGCAAAGAGCAAGAGATTGGGCAGCTAATATGAAAAAATGGGAAAAAGGTGTTACATTTACCATTCCATTAGAATATTTTGATACAGTTTCTGAAAGTGTAAAAAATGGTGCAACTCAGAAAATAGTTTATGGAAAAAACTCCTCTGTCCCAAAAGGATTCTCAGAATACCCTGCAAGGAAAAAATGGCTTGAATACAAGAAAACTGGCCAGGTGCAAGAAAAAATTGTAGAGTCTGTCCCTCTAGTAGCTGGAGTGTCTGAGAATGAGGCACATCTTATTTTTGCAAACAAACAACTTGGATATCCTGACTGCAAGAGCATATTTTTCAGCAAAGACCCCAAGTTTATGAAGTGGTGTGAGGACCTGGTAGACTATTACTGGAGCCTGCCTGAAGTAAAGGACTTTGAGTTAATTGAACAGTAG
- a CDS encoding magnesium transporter CorA family protein — protein sequence MKRSIIPNRLRSGKKSQEQTVGKSVERIQGNEFTWIDIQNPDRWVIEELAQEFNLNALNIEDCLAKFELPKLDAYDDHFFLILHFPPLFSKIAVPQVSQLSVFMGKNFLITIHQGDLQPLVDIVKTCKESEDNQRREQLLGESSGALLHEIIDVLVDDMLHTLRRIMANLVGIEEGVFDEKKSVARQISRLRKEITILRRISNPLKRLVLETGKQVQRFIPTDEDDLKLYFDDVIDHLDRIIESLEESRETMEIYKDTDFVISTEKTNKVLAVLTMIFTLAIPATIIGTFYGMNIALPGGIDEDSSMLFGTYTTFIIIILASIIPAGLMFAYFKKSGWLG from the coding sequence TTGAAGAGAAGTATAATCCCCAACAGATTACGTTCAGGGAAAAAATCACAGGAACAAACTGTTGGAAAATCAGTTGAAAGAATACAAGGAAATGAATTCACATGGATAGATATTCAAAATCCAGATAGATGGGTTATTGAAGAATTAGCACAAGAATTTAACCTAAATGCACTAAACATTGAAGATTGTCTTGCAAAATTTGAACTACCAAAGCTTGATGCATATGATGATCACTTCTTTTTGATACTTCATTTTCCTCCATTATTTTCTAAAATTGCAGTACCACAAGTAAGCCAATTATCAGTGTTTATGGGAAAGAATTTTTTGATAACAATTCATCAAGGGGATTTGCAACCTCTTGTGGACATTGTTAAAACATGCAAAGAATCTGAAGACAATCAAAGAAGAGAGCAATTGTTGGGAGAATCTTCTGGTGCATTACTTCATGAGATTATTGATGTTCTAGTGGATGACATGCTGCACACATTAAGACGAATTATGGCAAATTTGGTTGGAATAGAAGAAGGGGTTTTTGACGAGAAAAAATCTGTTGCAAGACAAATTTCAAGATTAAGAAAAGAAATTACAATTTTGAGGAGAATTTCTAATCCACTAAAGAGATTAGTATTAGAAACTGGAAAACAAGTGCAACGCTTCATTCCAACTGATGAAGATGATTTAAAATTGTATTTTGATGATGTGATAGACCACCTTGACAGGATTATTGAAAGTTTAGAAGAATCTCGAGAAACTATGGAAATTTACAAAGATACAGATTTTGTCATAAGTACAGAAAAAACAAACAAAGTATTAGCGGTTCTAACTATGATATTCACACTTGCAATTCCAGCAACAATAATTGGAACGTTTTATGGAATGAATATTGCATTACCAGGCGGAATTGATGAAGATTCAAGTATGCTTTTTGGAACATATACTACATTCATCATAATAATTTTGGCATCAATTATACCAGCAGGTTTAATGTTTGCATATTTCAAAAAAAGTGGTTGGCTAGGATAA
- a CDS encoding universal stress protein: MLKKIKNILVPLDGSSASLKGLKLALTLAKGLDAKIFGVNIIRFSNGFQFPVSSEIKKMHIKSAEGIVSEAQKIAKKEKIPFVGKIIKADNIGGEIVKISKTKKVDLIIIGSRGPYPGSETFLGSVANYVLHKTNVPITIVK; encoded by the coding sequence GTGTTGAAAAAAATTAAAAATATCCTAGTACCTCTTGATGGCTCATCAGCATCGCTTAAAGGATTAAAATTGGCACTAACACTTGCAAAAGGACTAGATGCAAAAATTTTTGGAGTAAACATAATAAGATTTTCAAATGGATTTCAATTTCCTGTCTCATCAGAGATAAAAAAAATGCACATAAAAAGTGCAGAAGGAATTGTGTCAGAAGCACAAAAAATTGCTAAAAAAGAAAAAATACCATTTGTTGGAAAAATTATCAAAGCAGATAATATCGGTGGAGAAATAGTAAAAATTTCTAAAACAAAGAAAGTTGATTTGATAATTATTGGCTCACGAGGTCCTTATCCAGGTTCAGAAACATTTCTTGGCAGTGTTGCCAATTATGTATTACATAAAACAAATGTTCCAATAACAATAGTAAAATAA